The Cytobacillus sp. IB215665 DNA window CATCACGATATTTTTCATCCAACACTTCAATATCCTTACCGTTATATAAAATTCGTCCAGAAGTCGGTTTAATAAGTGTCACGAGCATGCGCATTAATGTTGTTTTACCAGCACCATTTGCACCTAAAAAACCATAAACACCTGCTGTTAATTCAAGTGATACATTGTTTACTGCTAATTTATTTCCAAACTGTTTAGTAACATTTACAATTGTTAGATTCAAGGGAAACACCTCTAGTAATTTTTTTATTTGCTGTATAAAAAATCTGGTATATATGGTCTATGAGTATCAATTGTTAGGAACATTTAATCTCATTAGGGAACTGGGCAAAAAAATTATCTAATTTCCAAAAAGGTTCAAGCTCTTTGTTGATTTGAAGATTTGAGTTATCCTTTTTTCTTAAATAAACCACCCCTTTCTTGTTATAAATCATAAGCTATGTCTTTTAACTTATTTTTCGATAATCAAATGCATATAATGTCTCTTTAGAGTATATCCGTGGATGCTAATTACCTACTTGAATATCTTTTATGATCTCTTTAAAGGATAGCAATTTTGTTCCCTTCATCTAGTTAAACGAATTGGGTGTTGAAAAAGTTTTAAATGAGTTTAAATATAATTGGATGTAACCGTATTCTATCAATTCCCAAGATAGAGTTAAGGTTAATAATGTAACGTGATTGGTATCTAGCAATGAAAGAACAAGTGATTAAGAGATCATAAAATCCATTGCTTAAATCTGTCAAAGATTCATATCCAGCAATGTCGAAAGAAGATGTGTTATGTGAATAAATACTCGATTAAGCCAAACGTATCGGTATTTTTTTTTAAAAAAAGAGTAGCAGCTTGTATAGCAAATGGTTGAACTTTCAAAAGAATGAGTGGAATTCAAGGTATTACATCTTTTTCTATATATTGGATAGATGGGAGGCCTTCAGTGTTTTAAAATGCATAAATAATTAAATGCATATGTAGGGATTGATATCATGTGGTATCAATTTGGTAATACATTTTATAAAGATAAGGTTCATAAAGGAGGAAATAACAAACTACGAAAAATTTTGTCCTATTTGATACAAACGATGATTACACTTCGTAAAAAGGTGAATTATCACATTGTTGACTATAATGATAAATTAAATTAAATTAAATACCAAGGAGATGCGTCAATCACATGTGAAGTTCTTGAAATTGGCATTCCACCTTATTACACAACATCACCTACGATTACGAAACAGCATCAAAGTGTTCGTAAAAGAGTCATTTCACTCTTCCATACTTGACATTGCAGGTTTCTGTAATGGACTCAATTTTATGATAAGGAGTCTATCATATTGAAACCAAAAAAATCCCACGCAAAGGGGTCTGCTTGGGAAGATAAAACAACAGAATCGGCTGATGGTTGAAAACAAAGTTTGATGAAAATATCTCATGAAATCTGAAACTATCACTATTAAGACAATCCTAAAAATGAAAAATGGTACACTTTTTATTTCAGAAATGAGCCATTCATTGAATGACATCTTCAAGTTACCTATTAGTCATCTAAACTTATCCCTTAAAAACTAATTGATCTATTAATCATTGAGGGCACTAGAAATTATGTTGATAACAGCACGAATTACGTGATAGACTTTACTATCAGGCTAAAGACAAGATTCCCTTTGATGTCTACTTTAATTTGCCTATAAATAAACACCCCTTACAAAAGTTATCTATATCATTTTAATTAATATAATAACATTTGTAGTTTAATCTAAATCACACAATAAACGCTAGTGGACATAATATTCATTCTATTTAGTTAAAGTAGTTAATGGGTTTTATTTCCTTTATAAACTCTTTGCTACATAGTAAGCAGTGGATCAGCTACCGAAATTGCATCAAATACTAAACTTAGTCCTATCTTTTTCTAATACCCAAAATTGAACCATCATCTATTACATAATTATCGAATTCTTGAATATTCTCCTTTCAGAAGTCTAGATAATGTAGTGTCAATTGCTTCTTCTTCATTGTAAGCAGGGATGATAACTAAAGTTTTCGGTCTATTCATTTCTACCTCCTAGTTTTTCCTAAAGAATTTATTTTTTTGATGATGTCGTCACCTGTTAAATTATTATTTATATTAATTCGTTTTATTCTTAGAGGATTATCACCCTTGGAGTTTAATCCCACTTCAGTAGTAAATATAATTATGTGCTCCTTGCTTACGATTTGTTCAGAAGTTAAATTATATGCACCGTATGGATAAGTAAAAGCGAAAACATCAGTACCTATCTCTTGCTCAATGGTTTTACTTGCTTTTTCAATATCATTTTTTATTTTGTTTATATGTTGAGAATCACTTAATTTTTTTCCGT harbors:
- a CDS encoding ATP-binding cassette domain-containing protein; protein product: MNLTIVNVTKQFGNKLAVNNVSLELTAGVYGFLGANGAGKTTLMRMLVTLIKPTSGRILYNGKDIEVLDEKYRDVLGYLPQYIGLYKTFSAEKYLMYIASLKGIEKNTARKKIDELLEVVNLTEHRKKKVGKFSGGALKSCMK